The segment TCCTAGCTGTTGCGATGGCTCTATTTTATCATAATTTTTGGTAATTAACAATTGTTATTGTTAACTTTTTTGACCGCGATCTATGTAATAGCTGCTGAACCAAATATCAAGATTTATTAAATATTCGCAATCTCTGACTGACAGAATTCAAATATTTATCTAGAATCAAAAATAGCTAAGCCCTGAAACTGAAGGTAATAAAATGTCTGAACTTAGACAAAATCTAATTACCAGAGATTGGGTAATTATCGCCACGGAACGGGCAAAAAGACCGGACGAATTTGCTAATAAGAAAAAGTTGATAGTAGCAGTCCCGCCACACCGCGCCGATTGCCCGTTTTGCGTGGGAAATGAGGAGGATGGAACCTTAGAAACTTTTCGTTTGAGTGATGAACACACGGGCTGGAAAGTCCGGGCTATTGGTAACAAATATCCCGCCCTCTCCCCGACAGCAGAATGGATGAGAATATCATCGGGAATTCATCGCACGATGGCTGGAATCGGGGTTCATGAGGTAATTGTCGAACACACGCGGCACGATTTAACTACTGCTTTGTTCACTGTTGCAGAAGTGACGGATATACTTTTAGTATACCGCCAGCGTTATTTGGAAATCAGAAAATCTCCCCATATCGAAACAATTGTGATATTCAAAAATCACGGGGAAAGTGCCGGAACTTCTCTCGAACACCCTCACTCGCAGATAGCAGCGACGCCCGTTGTACCCAGCCAATTTCGCAGCCGCATAGAGGCAGCAGTTCGCTATTTTGACGATACGGGAGAATGTCTGTTTTGCCGCAGTTTGGAAGATGAGTTAGCATCCGGTGAAAGAGTGATTTTTGAGAGTGAATATTTTGTAGCTTTTATCCCTTATGCTGCACTTTCACCTTTTCATATCTGGATTTTTCCGCGCCGACATTCGTCTTCGTTTGATGATATTACTGATGCGGAAATTACGGATTTAGCTAATAGTTTAAGAACTGTACTCGCTCAGCTTTATTACGGATTGAACGATCCAGATTACAATTATAGTATTCGATCGGTTCCCACGGCCGAACAGGGGACAAAATACTTTCACTGGTATATGGCAATTATTCCCAGAGTGTCGAAGCAGGCTGGGTTTGAGTTGGGTAGCGGGATGTTTATCAATACTGCTTTACCCGAGGAAAGTGCTCAGTTTTTGCGATCGACCGAAATTCCTATCAACCCTAATTTCCGGTCAGCCTAAAGTATAATAAGTTACAACGTCTCAATAATGTCCGAGGCGAGGATGGGAGACAATTTGATAATTTTCAATCATCGGTTGAAATAGACAATTTAAACCTGCAACAACTTAATTTATGCTCAAAATTGATCTACGTACAAATACTGATGAATTTTGCTAAACTCACAACAAACTTTCGACATACTCCCAACAGTCATCGCTAAAATTAGCTCTCAACATATTTCTAATTTTAGTATCGATCGATAATCTCGCCTCACCATAGTCAGCACTATCGCTGATTTCGCAACTATCATCAGACAGATGTTCTTGAATGTAGGCGAGAGTATTGGCGAAATTAGCCAGAAAATAATGTTCGTCTACCCAGGCTGTCGGATCGGGGATAGCTGGACTTCCAAAAGCCCGATCGACTAAATCCTCTTTAGCAATATCGTCAGTTTGATTTTTCATGCTGAGGTCGATTTATATAGAATTTGCAACATATCCCAATCTTAA is part of the Microcoleus sp. bin38.metabat.b11b12b14.051 genome and harbors:
- the galT gene encoding galactose-1-phosphate uridylyltransferase, coding for MSELRQNLITRDWVIIATERAKRPDEFANKKKLIVAVPPHRADCPFCVGNEEDGTLETFRLSDEHTGWKVRAIGNKYPALSPTAEWMRISSGIHRTMAGIGVHEVIVEHTRHDLTTALFTVAEVTDILLVYRQRYLEIRKSPHIETIVIFKNHGESAGTSLEHPHSQIAATPVVPSQFRSRIEAAVRYFDDTGECLFCRSLEDELASGERVIFESEYFVAFIPYAALSPFHIWIFPRRHSSSFDDITDAEITDLANSLRTVLAQLYYGLNDPDYNYSIRSVPTAEQGTKYFHWYMAIIPRVSKQAGFELGSGMFINTALPEESAQFLRSTEIPINPNFRSA